AGCTGTGGAGGTGTGTGGAGAACAGCAGTGTCCTGGTGTTCACTTTCCACATATTTTCaaacccagcagagctgtttgctCGTCCTGTGATCAAAGGATGCTCGCCTGCATCTCTGGGTTCTTTCAGAGGCCTGGGCAATTATCTTGTGTTCATAGCTGAACACTCAGCATTCAGAACTACACCAGCTGCTTCAGGGCAGAGCTCGCTGCATCTGTTATCGACAACAGGCAATGAGAACTGGCTCTCATTAATCCACTGGTGAACAGCCtgcagaatcccagaatcattttggttggaaaggacctctgaGACCATCAAGCCAAACCTGTGACTGATCCACACTCTGTgaaccagcccagagcactgagcgCCACATCCAGTCCTTCCTCGGacaccttccagtgcctgactgcttcccatggagaaattcctcctgatgtccaacctggACCTCCCGTGGCGCAGCTTGAAGCCGTGTCCTCTCTTTGTGTCACTTGctgctgggagaagagactaAAGCCACCTGCCACAACCTCTAAGTTACTCCTCAGAGCTTCCGAAGCAGGAGAAGTCTCAGGATGAGGAGCTGGCCTTGGTGAGAGGGCAGTTCTCACTCGGGTGCACACCATCCCCTGGGCTCGCTGCTGTTGTGGCAACCACGCTGCAGCCCTGGAACTGGCACCACCAGCCCGTGTGGAGCTCGCCCACCAGACCTCCCACGTCCTCCCTGCTTCACCCAGTGCAGTTGGCACCTGGATGCCCTGTGCTTGTCcagacacagctctgcctgtcACACCCAATTCGTTCTGAATCACACCGACAGGCTTGTGCTCACAGGCAGAACTCGCTGCAGGTCCTGGGctttaaacatttcaaaaataaatatccatGAGTAATTTTGCATAAATGAGTAGTGCCAGTTGGTTCACGAGGGAGACCTTTCTTCCCTAGGCAAGCCTAggaagtgttttaaaataaacacatccACCAGTTACCAGAAAACTCTGCTATAAACTGACAACTGTTTCTAAGACGTTGTTGCCAGTTCTTGCATCTGTCCTCAGGATAATACAGGCTGGTTTGCTTTAATTCTCAAGACTACGTGGCTTTAAGTTGGAAGAAAACAAGGATGAACTCAGCGTGGCCACAGCCTATAATCCTCAGACTTCACCTTTCTGCTGGCCAGGGGCTTGGAGAACTTGATAAATTTATGTCTCTTCCACAGCATGTCTGTCTTGAGGAATCCGATTTAGAGGCTTATTCTCCAAAGGTTTGATGATTCATCAAGACAAGGGGAAATATGAAATATGGCCCATGTGTACTGCTGGAACTCCACTGACACTGGACATCTATCATCAACTACCATTGGTATTCTACTCCTAAAGTATTTATATCCCATTATTGAATTCCTCACAATCTTTAAGTGTATTTCTCTTCCCAACAACTTTATGAGGACAGGAAGAACTGTCACAGTCAGGAAAGGGAACACAGAGGGTGTTCTGCTCTGGCCTTGCAAGGAAGACTGAGAAAAACTGAGCAGTTCCCTTCTCAAGCCATTGCCAGAACCCTGACCCAGTGCAGCCTGTTTGTTtgctaataaaaattaatatcaaaTGTCCCCCCTTGGAGACATCTCAGCTGGCAAAATACAGTATTCAATGTGCTGGTCTGCAGGTTGGAGCTGAGtatctctgtattttcttatGAAGTGTGGTTCTTATTATCTGCACCACAACCTCCAATAGCTGCTTTATGAATTCATCTGCAGCTGAGTTTATCCTTCAGAGCATCACACTTTATCTCAGGTCTTCATTTATATTCATCAGTGGGGACGGAAGTAAAATTTAGCTTTAATTCAAAGGCTAATTTAGGTTTCAGTGTATGATTAATATTCCACAATTACTACCATCAAAGTCAAGCATATGCATAAGTCTCTGCAGGACTGGggccaaaatattttcaagtatcCACTTATTCAATacattttatatgaaaaattattcttatCTATTATTTATGCAAGGGCCTTAACTAGGTAAATCTTGACACAGCTAGGCCTCTCTCTCCATATAATTACTCACCTTCTTACTTTTCATCTGGTTTCTGCTCTACCTAGTTATCTAATTCATTGGGTATGAGCACAGTTCACTAACTGTAAATGCAATTTACTCTCAGGAACAGCAGGAATATTCAGAAATCTCCAAACCTAAGTTTTCAGGATAACATGCAACAACTCCCAACAGGTAAGATCATTGACTGTATCATTTGGTAAAATGATCATTAGAGTAAACactaaataataaaaagctCTGCTAAATTATACATTATTGCAACACATCCATCCATTAAATACCATCATTCAACTGCAGCAAACAAAGTCCAGCTAGTCCACTCAGCCAAAGTGGAATCACCAAAACTTTAATACTATATTCCTGGCATGCAATACATACATAATTAAACAGTTAAAAAACATGTACAAGTGCAGTATGCACAATGTTAAGGCAGCCTTGCTGTGGATTGTGTCTATCAGGATGTTCACAGCACCAGTCAGAACATTCGCTAGCAAGAAAAACAGTAACTGATTTTTGTTAATCGCACTAATGAGGCATAGCTGTGACAGCTTGTCCTGCCTTCCCACCCGCCCGGCCTCCATTCCGCGCTTTTTCCCGGATTCAGGGGGCTGCACaacctcccagcagcagggcacGCTGGAGCCCTTGACCAGCAGCTTGGCGAACACCAAGGCGAGGTCGGTGAGCACAAagaagcccagcagcagcaggcagtgggCGAGCACCCAGGTGCAGAAGGGCAGGTTGGCCAGGCGGCGCGACACGGGCTCCGTGCAcgcctggcacagctgcagcagcaccgaCAGCAGCAGGACGGCCAGGGCCAGCCCCCCGAGGGCTTCCAGCCAGCCCCTGACCGCGCTCCTGCGCcgcagcagccacagccccaccTGCACGCTCGCCAGGTAGATGGCCAGGTAGCCAAAGAGGGAGAGCAGCCCTTCCCGGTTGGCATCGAGGAAGCCGAGCCGGGAGCCCCTGCCGTCGCTGCCGTGCAGGATGAACATCTTCAGTGAGGTAGCGCTGAGGAGGAGCTGGTAAAGCACGGCCACGGCTAGAGCCACCAGCCAAGCCTTATGTTTGGGGAATATGGCTAAAAGCAGAGATGCTGCGAGTCTCACCAGTGCCAAGGTAAAGAAGAAGTTCCAGTGCACGCCGTACTCCGAGGTGTGCTCGTGGTACTCGATGGATTTAACACTCAGCAGCCGCCCAACGCCGAGGGAAATCAGCGGCCACACGGAAAACACCTGCCTGGCCAGGCCGGAGAATCTGGGCTGTGTCGTGTGAGGCTTCTGCCGAACTTCAGGGCAAACGAGAGCGTTTCCAAAGATGAAGGCtcccacccccaaatccatGGCTCCGGTGCCGTAGGTCTCGGCCTTGGCGTATCGCCGGGGATACTGCGGGAAATCCACGGCCAGAATGCTGATGGATGTCAGCACGTTGACATAAACACGGAACACAGTTATTGCTGGAATGCACTCGGGGTCCAAGCATGTCTTCTGGAATTCTTTTACAATTTGCCCAAAGGGTACTCTGGCCTCCCGTTTGCTCTGGCTGtatattttggaaaatactCCGGCACAGAAGGCAGTGAGGATAACCGGTATGAAAAAGATGACAGGAGACAAGACAGTGCAGGAGAACAGGAGAGGAGACACCAGCACCAAGAAGTCTAGCAGCAGGCTGTACTTCCTTGAGCTTACAGGTTTTCCATGGTGCAGGTAGTACAGGATCAGGAGgagccctctgcagagcaggcaCAGTGGAGGCAGGGACAAGCCTGCGGAAATTTCCAGCAAACTCGTTCCATTCAGGTTGCTGATAAAAGCTTCTTTCAGCTCTTTCTGGGacattcttcttccttcctctgaaAACACAAAACTTGAACTTGAGGTAGCTGTGTAAAACGGGTCTCTGAACTCCTTAAAAATGAAACTCCTTCCTCTGAAAACACAAAACGTGAACTTGTCTCGGGCAGTTCACAAAACCAACATTGATTTCAGAAGTTACTGAATTACTTTTCAATTTAAAgaacacagagcagcactggagcTGGCCTGGGAAGCCAAGGACAGACACAGGCTTGAGGAAGTGCCAGCATTTTTCATCCTGAGGTGTTCCAACAAGATGCTCCGTACATTTTTGAGGGAGATCTCTAAACATCAAATACTCCACTGAATATTCACATGGTGAATAATCTCACGGCTCTGTAGAACATACTTTGCCACATCCTCTACGGTCCAAATGGCACAGAAATGTAAAAACGTGTCCCTACGCAACACTGTACAACCAGCAGCCCCCAGGTGCCTTTTTACGGCAGCAGAACCCGCGGGGGATGGAAAAAGCGTGAATTAATCACGGGTTCTGCTCAGCCGCGGGGCGCAGCGGGAGCTTACCGGGAGCTCACCGGGAGCTTACCGGGAGCTTACCGGGAGCTTACCGGGAGCGGGGCACGGGCGGCGCTGAGGGCACcgagcggcggggccgcggccgctcGGCCGGGTGGAACCGGGGCTGGAGAGAAGCGGGGCCGGGTAAAGCCGGGATGGGGTAAAGCCAGGATGGGGTAAAGCCGGGATAGGGTGAACCGGGGCCCGGTAAAGCGGGGCTGGGGTGAAGCGGGGCTGGGGTAAAGCGGGGATGAGGTGAAGCCGGGCCCGGTAAAGCGGGGCTGGGGTAGAGCCGGGCCCGGTAAAGCAGGATCGGGCCGGCCCCCAGTTAAGCCGGGCCCGGTAAATCCGGGCTGGGATAAAGCCGACCCCGAGTGAAGCCGGGCCCGGTAAATCCGGGCTGGGACGAAGCCGGCCCGAGTGGAGCCGGGCCCGGTGAAGCCGGCCCGAGTGGAGCCGGGCCCGGTAAAGCCGGGCCCGGTGAAGCCGACCCCGAGTGGAGCCGGGCCCGGTAAAGCCGGGCTGGGATGAAGCCGGCCCCGAGTGGAGCCGGGCCCGGTAAAGCCGGCCTGGGATGGAGCCGGGCCCGGTAAATCCGGGCTGGGACGAAGCCGGCCCGAGTGGAGCCAGGCCCGGTAAATCCGGGCCGCGTTCCCCGCCCGCCCTTTCGCCGCTTCCGCAGCGCCCCAGCCCCGCCCCGGTCCCGCctccccggcccgccccgctccgctccgctcgctgccggccccggccccgctccggccccgctccggccgcgGTAAGTCCCGAGCCcgccctgccctgtcctgccgtgctgccggcaccgccgccgggcccggcccgctcaGCCCCGGCACCGCCTGGCCCGGGGGCACCCCGCGACCCTGCCCGGGAGCTGCCGCGGCCCGCCTGCGTCCCTGGCGTGTCCCGCGTGTCCCCGGCGTGTCCCCGGCGTGTCCCTCGTGTCCTTCGTGTCCCCGGTGCGTCCCTGTCGTGTCCCCCGTGCCCCCCGGGATCTGCGGGCACCGGCATAAAAGGCTCTGCCGGGAGAGCGGGATGGATCGGACCGGGGTTTGGGGATGGGAGCGTGCCCGGGGACTCCGAACTGACTCCGAGTGGTGTTTTCATGCCGGGTTAGGAAGGAAATTAGGGATGGAATGGGAATAACAATGGAATAAGAAGAGGAACTGAATAGGAACGGAATAGagagaatagaatagaatagaatagaatagaatagaatagaatagaatagaatagaatagaatagaatagaatagaatagaatagaatagaaacAATTAGAGTATAATGGAACAAAATTAGAATAGAATTAGAATAGAATATAAttagaatagaaaaataatagaagTAATGGCAGCTTCAGCTGAAGGAAGGACAGAATTCTTCCTGGCGCTATGACTGGAACCTCAGCGTTTATCACAGAAATTCAAATGACTCACCTTGGGTTGGCTCCCAGAGATTTTCAGAGGAAACAGGAAGGGAACAACACAAACTTCTCTGTGTCACTCCCCTTCTCAAAGCTCTGGCTTCTCTGGCACTGTCAGACCCTCAGGTCTGCTCTGTTTCTCCAAACAGGGAATTTTACAAGTAGTTGCAGTTTCTTTCCAATAAAACTTGCTTTATTAAAGAGAAGCAAAGCATTTTATTCCTGATGAAAGGGAATATACACAATTCTCTCCAAAAAAGCTTTATTTGCGGGGACAGCAGCGCATGACCATCACTCTGGGTAGGATTTCCAGCTCCAGTGTTACTTGGGCTCCACTGGGATCACTAATTCTGCCTGAAGTCCTTGGGATTTGCTTGTGGAACCCTCTGGAGAATGACATGCCCTGAGTTATTTTTATCGAaatgcctttttatttctttttttttcaagcattcTCCAGTGTGATTTGAATGAAGTACCCTAAAGTAAAGGCCCTCTCCAGTGTTCCCGTCCACAGGCCTGGACAAGATGCCAAAGCaggtaaaaagaaaagcaggaattgtGTGTGCTAATTAAATGTTACTGCCAGGAGAGAATTCTTGGCTTATTTCCATGCAGTCAAGATTAGGTAACTACTAAAGAATATTCATGAATTGACTGGACCTATTTACTGTGGGTTTGAGCTGTGTTAGAGACACCAGGCAGTGATTTTTGTTGTGCCCTGGGCTCTAGCAGGGCAGGTGTTCATGCAGGCAGCAAGCACATCCTGGGGGGTGTTTGCTCAGGAAGATGAATTGGGATTTATTGTCAAACTTTTGGCTGAGCAATCATCTCAGCTGAAGTGatgctgagcagggcagcagaaccagGCCCTTCCTCAGGCCTTGCAGTCTCACAGTGGGTTTGACTTGCCTGGTGGAACACAGGGAGAAAGGGGAATGGGCAGGAACTCCTCAGGTCTACGTAGTGTTTGCTAATTGTGGTGTCTGTTCTGTGACAGCAGCAAGCTGCTTAATGCTCTTTCAGAGAATAACAGAAATCACTTGGATGGCAGTGCTTTACTGCATTgctaagcttttttttttttttccccttactgTGTAAAATTCTGTATCACTGGAAATGAAGTATTTATGCTGTCTGCAAAAGATAAAAAGGCTCCTAAATGAGTACACTATtgtagccttttttttttttttctttttaggaacATGCTGAGTGGGGTTTGCAGTGCATTTCCCCTATATTAATAGGCTCAGCTCACATAGTGGGAATGCTGCTAACTAAATTTAGCATTTTCTGTACAAACAAGGTGTAACTGTTCATTGGTTGGTACAGGTGAGTAGGAATAGTTTGGAGAACTTTCTGTCAAAGAGAAGGAGAGGAGTGTACAGAGTGCAGAAATCAGGACTGGCATCTTTTccattcttcattttctcttctagCCTGTCCTTTCCCCAGTAATGGCAAACAGGTCCTGGAATCTCTCTTCTGGCTGGTTTTCCATTACATACAAATGTGTCCTTCCAAAGAATGTTGTCAAGGACATGGGAGCCCAGAGGCTGAAATTTGAATGTTTTAAGTGATTCAAAGGGGACAAAACTTCAGCTAAGGCAGGGCAGTTCTTGCCCCAGCACCATTCCTGTGCCCTGGCTGTGATGTGTGCACTCTGCAGCTTTCACCCTGAAAATGAGAGTCTCTGCTAGGAAAGCTGCATTTGTTTTGGCCTGCAGGGGCTTCCAGCTGTACCTGCAGCCAGCCcttcctgcttccctgagcCCAGGGCACTGCTTGGATTGAATGCATGACAGGCAGAGGCTCAGAAATGAGCCAGTTGCACGAGcatggggtgtgtgtgtgtgcagagctgcagtgtgagccCAAGGCCACGTTCTCTGAGTGCCTTTGCTCACAGCCAGAACCCTTTTCTAGCatcagagcaggaggaggcagctgggAGGAGGAGTAGCTGTGACATCCTGAGGTCTGGCTCCTGCTGAGACTGAAATttggtgacatggaagcagcagaagagctAGAGCAGGGGAGGAGGTGAAAGTCCAGCTCTTCACCTTTCACTGGTGCTGATCTGAcatcccatcccctccaggaAAATGGCCAAAGGGAAGATTCTCTCATCCAGAATGACCTCAATGAATCATTTGAAGAAGAAGTTAGAGCCTTCCTCGGTGATGAAGAGAAACTGCATCTTTTTGACGACCTCACTAAAGTGAATCCAGTGACAACCAGGACAGGTGAGCAGCCAGGGACAGTCTGCTGAGGGATCCCTTACCTTGCTGGCCACTGACACGTGGCCACTGCATTCCTGCTCTCACTGCATTAACACCATGGACACTGGAGTTTtgtatattatattaattacaTGTATAATTATGTATATTGCATCTACATCTCTCTATTAAACCTGATAGGAACACACCTGAGACTCTTGTTACCAACAGGCACAGCAAGGGTCAAACACACTTTGCAAAATATGCTGACAGAAGGTGTTGCTTTTCAGTTCTGAAATGTCTGCAAGCAAGATACAGAGTCAACCTGTTCTATACAAACgctggctgcagcctggtggCTTTAAATCCTTTCCAGCCTTTCTCCTGCCTCTACTCACCTGAGCTCATGAGGGAGTACCACGTTGCACTTTGTCCTCAGGTAACCCTTGTGTTTGAGATCTCTGTCCTTCTGTAGAGCCCATGTGTCCAACTGCTCTAAATTCATCTGAGCAAAATACTCCCACAGGAGAAACCCCATTTCTAGTGAAATATTAGTTCTGTTCAAAGAGCAGTGCTGTTTTCAGGTGAATGTGAGATGACCCTTGTTATCCATTGCTGTTGAATTGTATGGTTACTGCACtcttaaatataaatattctcTTTCTCTGCCAGGATTTAAAACCTCACATCTTTGCAGTGGCTGAGCAAACCTACAGGAATGTCCAAAAGCAGATGGACCCTCTGAACCAGTCCATCATTGTGAGTGGAGAAAGTGGTGCTGGGAAGGTAAGGAAATGTTTTTCCGTGACATTGCTCTCAAGTTTTGAGCTCTGCCAGTGATTTGTAGTGCAGAGTAGTGCAGTGAATGAGCAAAGATGAATTAAAAACCCCTCTGACACAGCACGTAGCCAATCTGCCCAGCACGACTCTCTTGAAATGTGTGTGAAGCATTAAGTGATTGCTGCAGTTAAACACACTCTGCTTAATATAGCAGCTCTTCAGGTGACATCTGTCATTTCTGGAGGGCTGGGTTTGAATCATTCAGCAGGATTTGCACCGAGTTAATGCCTCAGACTGGTCTGCCAGGGAGCTCTGTGAGTCTCAGCAAACCCTCTGTAAAGACTTAGAGCAGTGGattcagctcctgccctggccctCCTGTGATGGCCCATCCCTGCTCAGGACCATGCTGAGGAGGGTATTTTAAAGCCCAAGAACAAGGTGATTCAAATGCTGAATGTTAATGACTCCAAATCCATCCACATTCATTCCATCCCAAGGCAGTAGCTGAAAATTCTGGCTGAGCTTCCAGATGGTGACACCTCGATGGAAGTGCCATTCAGCAGAGCACTGAAATGTGTGTCTGTGGCACAGAGTTTCCACTGAAGCAGAGCTCTGAACCTGACACAGTTCCTCTCTTTAGCCTCCCCTCCACCTgcacactgctctgctccacgGACATAACTGATAACATGTTAAAAACAAAGAGCTACTGTCAGATCTCTCTCTTGCAGACCTGGACCTCTCGCTGCCTCATGAAGTTCTATGCCTCTGTTGCTGCCTCAGTTATCTCCCCAAAAGGCAATGAAACTGTGGAAAGGATAGAGAAGAGAGTGCTGGATTCCAACCCTGTCATGGAAGCTTTTGGTAAATGTGGCTTTTTTAGCAACAAAGTAAAGGAATGGCTACTGTGGGAATTTCCTTTGTTCCCACATGAGTCTAAGCTATATCTTGGTCCTCTCCTTAAAAACAAACTCTTCAAATACTGGAGCTATTTACAGAGCACCCTAAATACCTGTATGTGCTGCATGGCAGAGTGGCACCACTCTGACTGTTCTGTGTCTGCCACTGGCAATTTCACAGGGAATGCCTGCACCCTGCGGAATAACAACAGCAGCAGGTTTGGGAAATacatccagctccagctggacaGGTAAGAATTACTGTGTAAAACCTTACCTGCTGTCTTGTTCCTTTAAATCTTTATTATCTTGTTCCTTTAAAGCTTATTTCTGAAGTCTGTTATAGAATATTTTATGTCTTTAGAGCATATTTTGGTTTGCTGGCAGCTTAAACtgttattattttccttttttttttttcctgcaagctCTTACCCTGATCTCTAAGagacagcaaaggaaaaatagaGACGTAGTTAAGAACTTTGAATAAAATATGAACAAAACTGAAGGTGAACTGCAAAACATTCACAGTCAGTTGGTCTCAGAACAAAACAACCCCCTCTTGGATTCTGTGAAGAGGTTTTGTTGaaatctttcctctttttccctctccagaTTCCATCATCTGACTGGTGCTTCCATCCAGACTTTCCTTCTGGAGAAAACAAGAGTTGCCTATCAGGCCCCCAATGAAAGAAACTTCCATATTTTTTATCAGGTTTGCCTTCAGTTAATTTTGCTGAGCATTTCTGCCACACAGCAGGGATGGAATCACCAGATTTAGCACAGTTGCAACTTTTAATAATTACCAGTTTCCCTGTCTGCCAGGCTTCCAAATTAAATCATCCTCCCAGTATGTTATTCTTCACTGTCTGGGAGCTGTGTAAACACCAAAGGCAGAATTCAATTTTTACCTTGTTTTCTGTCTCAGATCACAAAAGGTGCTACTGCAGAGGAGAGGCTGGAGTGGAACCTTCCAGAAGGGGCTGAGTACCACTGGCTGCCAAACTCTGAAAGAAACTTAGATGGTAAAGATTAGCTTCACTTACTAATTAATCAATCCATTAATGATGGCTGGAACTTTAAAGGGAGACAGGCAGAAATACATCCTGTTCCATCCCCTGGCCAGCCAACAGCAGATGTTTTGCAAAGCCACCTGCATTAATGGGATTCTTTTTAAGTTTCACTTGGCACTAGTAAGTCTTAAAGCTTAAAATCAGTCACCTGGCTTAAAACAGCTGGTTCTGGTCTGGCAAATTTGCATCTTTGTGGCTTTGTTTAGAAACTGTCTTTGTTTTTGCATGTGATTCAcctgacagaaaaaaacagtgggCTGGGATTTCCCCAAACAGCATCCCTGTTCTTCCCCGCTCTCCTCTGACCATTCCAGCTGGATTGGATGTGCTGAGATGTTCTGCCTGCCCTGTTTGTGTGCTTGGCTTTTTCAAGAGCACTGTTTGGCTTTTCAGAGGACTGCTTCGAGGTGACCAGAGGGGCAATGTTCCACCTGGGCATCGGCCCTGCCACGCAGAGCAATATTTTCAAGGTCAGccacacagcagggacagcacaaggCTGCTGAGGATGTTGGGAATGTGTTCCCAGGGTGGAATTGCTGCTGGGATCAATCCCTGTcactgtgcagagctgctgctcctccctggagGGCCCTCAGCTCCACATCGGGTAGATCTGAGCCCGAAGTCTGCACCTCTGAATTTCAGTTTGccttcaggagctgcagcattaGGGAAACACTCAGAAGTTTGGGATCTGTTGGCTGCCTTTTGTGCAGGAATGTGCAGGAGCTGGCCTGTTCCAGGCTGAAGGAAGGC
The Taeniopygia guttata chromosome 19, bTaeGut7.mat, whole genome shotgun sequence DNA segment above includes these coding regions:
- the MYO19 gene encoding unconventional myosin-XIX isoform X3 yields the protein MPKQENGQREDSLIQNDLNESFEEEVRAFLGDEEKLHLFDDLTKVNPVTTRTVLKCLQARYRVNLFYTNAGCSLVALNPFQPFSCLYSPELMREYHVALCPQDLKPHIFAVAEQTYRNVQKQMDPLNQSIIVSGESGAGKTWTSRCLMKFYASVAASVISPKGNETVERIEKRVLDSNPVMEAFGNACTLRNNNSSRFGKYIQLQLDRFHHLTGASIQTFLLEKTRVAYQAPNERNFHIFYQITKGATAEERLEWNLPEGAEYHWLPNSERNLDEDCFEVTRGAMFHLGIGPATQSNIFKVLSGLLHLGNVQFSNPVDESQPCELEDKTKEFVKTTGDLLQIPTEELLESLRIRTITAGKQQHVFKKPCSRAECETRRDCLAKVIYARLFEWLVLVINENIYTDPSVWTSFIGLLDVYGFEAFPENNLEQLCINYANEKLQQHFVAHYLKAQQEEYAAEGLQWSFINYQDNQNCLDLIEGNPLSIFSLLNEALHTQSSSKGVSSEQSLQH
- the PIGW gene encoding phosphatidylinositol-glycan biosynthesis class W protein, with amino-acid sequence MSQKELKEAFISNLNGTSLLEISAGLSLPPLCLLCRGLLLILYYLHHGKPVSSRKYSLLLDFLVLVSPLLFSCTVLSPVIFFIPVILTAFCAGVFSKIYSQSKREARVPFGQIVKEFQKTCLDPECIPAITVFRVYVNVLTSISILAVDFPQYPRRYAKAETYGTGAMDLGVGAFIFGNALVCPEVRQKPHTTQPRFSGLARQVFSVWPLISLGVGRLLSVKSIEYHEHTSEYGVHWNFFFTLALVRLAASLLLAIFPKHKAWLVALAVAVLYQLLLSATSLKMFILHGSDGRGSRLGFLDANREGLLSLFGYLAIYLASVQVGLWLLRRRSAVRGWLEALGGLALAVLLLSVLLQLCQACTEPVSRRLANLPFCTWVLAHCLLLLGFFVLTDLALVFAKLLVKGSSVPCCWEVVQPPESGKKRGMEAGRVGRQDKLSQLCLISAINKNQLLFFLLANVLTGAVNILIDTIHSKAALTLCILHLYMFFNCLIMYVLHARNIVLKFW